A segment of the Corvus hawaiiensis isolate bCorHaw1 chromosome 16, bCorHaw1.pri.cur, whole genome shotgun sequence genome:
cacacagagctcagagTGTGTTTGGACCTACCTGACCATCACTGCAGTGGAAACAAACCTCAGAACTCCAGGCCTAGAGGCTTGAAGAATCATCCCAGAGCTTACCTGGCAATCCCAGCAGGAGAGATTCTCATCTCCTTCTGAGGGGGATTTGGCACTGACTGCTGCTGGAAATGAAGCCTCACAGACTAAATTACCGCATTACCTGATCCCAGGTAGGTTGAAGATTTCACCTAGACACAGTCTAAATTTAGGCAGTAATTCAAGTCTGAGACACTTCTAGCAGTGCACACACAAATGCTACTTTTGtcttccagagctgcagcccagcacctcAGCAAACTGACCAAAGGAAGCTCCTGGTGAGCTCAAAGACCTTGTTCAGTTCTGCCCTTTGGTGGTGACCCTTGTGTCAGGCAGCCCATCAAGAACCTATTTTCTCACCCTGGCTATGAGAGCAGCCAAGGGGCAAGTCAGGGTTGGATCTCGGGTGAGAAAGAACACATTGTGACAGACACACACGATTATACCGAACAGCCCTTGCTCTGGGGAGAGCCAGCGCTtgccctgcctgtcccagcacgccgccagctgtgcccaggacGTGCCAAGCAGCGCCAGTGATGGGCACTTAGGGCTGATCTGTGCAATGCAGAGGCTTGAATAGGACAACTGCCAATAGCAGAAAAGGAGGGACAGCAACAGCCCTTTGCTCTCCAAGCGCTTCTCTGAGCTCAGCGGGGCCAAGGAAAGCCAAGCGGCCCCGTCACCACCGGGAGCACGCAGCGCAGGGCTCTTGTCCCCGAAGCCCCGGGCGTCGCTCACGAGCAGCCGCGCAGAGCCACTGCGGGGCTCTGGGGCCCCAGTGCCGGCACACGCCCCCGGAGACACAGGGCAGGATCAGGGAGGGCTGTCAAGGGCCGGCCCGGCAGGTTGGCAGCGCCCAGCCCCGCACGGGCACACGGCTCGTGGGCGGGAGTTGTGGGCCCGGGCGTCCCGGGCCGGGACAGGGCGGTCATGTCAGCCGCGACAGCCCCGGCGGTCCGCGGCAGGGAAACAAGGCTCTGAGGCGGTCCAGGAGGGCTTCCCGGCCCACCCGCCGCCGGAGCGGCCAGAGCCCCGCAGCGTGAGTCCCACGGGAGGGGAGGGCCCGcgggcccggccgcgctgccACGGGGACGCGCCGCGCACTCACCGCTACCGctgccactgccactgccactaccaccaccgccgccgccaccgccgccctCAGCCCCGGCCCGAGACAAAGGCCCCGCGCGGCCGGCCGGGATTTATTGGCGAGAGGTCACCGCGCGGCCAATCAGGAGCCGCGCTCGGCACGCGCCGGCCATTGGCGAAGGCGGCGAGGGTCCCCCTCTGGAGGCGGCCGGCGCGCGCGGCCGCGCACACGCCGAAGCCGCCAATTGGTGGAGGCGGCCGAGACGTCACTCTGACCACGCCCCCCCGCTCACCTGGCCAGTGCCGGGCAAGGCCCCGCCCCCGGAGGGCCGGCCCGAGCGCAAATCCGCGCATGCGCAAGCGCCGCGCCCGGACGGGAGGAAACGGCGGCGGAGAAGGAAAGAGGGCGGCAGCGCTGCGGCACCGGCGGCTTTATTGGCGGCTGCAGCAACCGCACCCAGCGCAGCTgccgccccacagcccctgtAGGGCCGGAGGGACACACGGACAGCCAGCGCGGGGGGCTGAGGGCACCCGGCCTTGGGCTTCTTTATGCTGCGGCCCCAGCCCGCGGGCTGAGGGAGGGAGCTCAGCGCCTCTGAACACAGAGATCAGGAGCTTTTGTTGACTGAGTGTTGCGGGCTCTAAGATGGTCTGTGTGCTTCACTCTATTAATTGTCCAGATGTGGGCACAGAGTCATTTACCTTCCTCTGAAATACACCAAGCACATTCCAGCCTTTTCAAAGCACTTCTTTCTCTCACAAGAGCTTTCCCTCCGAACACCACCACCTTCCCCTGCTGTGTCCACGCTCCTCTCCAGACCTCCAGCTCTTCGCACTGACTCTCCCCTTTTTGCACTTTTCTCCTTTAGGACTCGTTCTCCTAAAAGAAAGTGCCTTCCCACCCTGCGAGCAGGGCAGTCAATGGAGCGAACGGAGACACCGGGATCGGACCCTAGGGCTCCACCGCCCTGTGGACGTGCCGGTGCCTCAGGAGCGCGGAGCTCACGGCGAAGCCCCTCCCGCAGTCGGCACAGGCGTAGGGCCGCTCGCCGGTGTGGGTGCGGCGGTGCTGGGTGAGGTGCGCGCTCTGCCTGAAGCTGTGCCCGCAGTCAGCACAAGCGTACGGCCGCTCCCCGCTGTGCACCCGCCAGTGCCGCAGCAGGGCCGACCTCCACaggaagctcttcccgcactccgTGCACTCGAAGGGGCGCTCCCCGGTGTGGAAGCGGCGGTGCTGGATGAGGTGGGAGCTCACCgtgaagctcttcccgcactcggagCACCCGTACGGGCGCTCGCCCGTGTGGAACCGGCGGTGCTGGATGAGGGCCGAGCTCAcgctgaagctcttcccgcagTCGGAGCACTTGTAGGGCTTCTCCCCGGTGTGTACCCGCTGGTGTTTCATGAGCTcggagctctggctgaagctcttcccgcactcggtgCAGCCGTAGGgcttctccccggtgtggaCGCGCCGGTGCCGCGCCAGGGCCGAGCTCACGCTGAAGCTCCTCCCGCAGCTGCTGCACgtgtagggcctctccccggtgtgcaCTCGCCGGTGCTGCACCAGCTGGGAGTTCCCAGAGAACCTCTTCCCGCACTCAGCACACCTGAAGGGCTTCTCCCCGGTGTGGGTCACCTGGTGCCGGAGCAGCTTCGAGCTCACGCTGAAGCTCTTTCCACACTCGGagcactcgtagggcctctctcccgtgtggatcctctggtgctgGATGAGATGGGATCGCTGCCGGAAACGCTCCCCACACTCGGTGCAGGAGAAGGGTTTCTCTCCAGTGTGGATTCTCTGATGCTGGACGAGGTTGGAACTCACACGGAAGCTCTTCCCGCATTCCCCACATATCATCAGTCTCCCCACAGAGGAATTTCTCTGCTGGATAACATCTGGCAGCTTCCTGAAACTTTTCCCACACAGCATCACTCGGCTTTGCCTCTTCTCCAGAGGTCTCTGAACCCTTTCTGACCTGTGTGGGATGACTCGGTCCTGTGCAGGACTCTGGGAATTGTTCTCCTTGGAGAGTCCTGCAAGTGAAACATCAGGTTTTGCTGGCCCAGGGATGCCTTGGTGGggattcttctctttttttgctcACAATCCCATCTTCAGCTGCAATGAGAATCTGGAGAGAAGTTACAGACAGGAAACTTTAGACAGGGGAAATCAAAAGGGATCAAATTCTAAAAATTCACCAGACTGACTCTTACAGAAAGTTCTGATATTTCCCTCCAAACTACACAGTGCATTTCTCAGTATGTTCACAGGAACAAACCCTGAGAACAGCCCTGTGTGCTCTGACAGAACCTGAATCCACTGAAATTATTGGCATATTAGAGGTAAAAGCTTAGTGCTTGAATGGGAAAGATGGATGCTCTTCTAGGATATCTGAAAAGTTATTAAAAGCTGAATTGGGAGTCACAGAAGTGCCACAAAGAACTGTCCTCCTCAGCAGAACAAATGCAACATCCCTGATCTTTTGCTGCAGAGAGACACTCCCAAAGGAGACACTGTCCCTAAGGGATGAAATATCAGACACCTCGAACATGGCTTATGCCAGTCTTAAAGGCAGAAGAAAGGCAACTTTATGCTCCCATGGGTGCATGGGAGAGCATGCAGAACTGGGTTGAGGAAGTGCTGTCTTGGAGCAGGAGAGTCATGGCAGAACTAAGGAAGGAGAGTCCAGAATTACAGCCTAAATGATAGAAGTACACATTTGATCTTCCTCTTTCTGGCAGGTAAGGAAACATCACAATGTGATTTCACAGTGAACTCCTGAGATGCCTTTTACAGTAGCTTGGTGTGACATTGACATTTCATACAGTTCTCCTTAAAATTGTTCCATGAGAGCAACAGAAACTGGAACTTTGATAGTCATCTGTCTCCAGCTACTCCATCCAGGTGGGatctggaggaaaagagaagggggaTATCCAAAGACAGCATAAGGACATGAAGCCCTTGCCCTGTGGGTCAGACTTACTGAGCAGGTATTGGAGCTTGGGAAGTTGTTCTGTTGCTGTTGTCTGTAAAGGGCTTGATAAAAATCATGATGACAGGACCTCACTGGAGGTGTTTTAAGTGAAAGGATAATAAGTTCACAATGCTCAGGAATTCATACTGGAAGTGTAAGCCTGAACTGGCAAAAAATTAATAAGCAAGCAAGAAAGGAAGAGTGTGGTTCTTCCTCAGCCCATGCCAATTTGGGTTGATGCTCAAGCCACTGATATGCCCAAGACTGCCCTAAGCTCCAAGTCAAGCTCCAGGTAATCAGAGTAAGTGCAGACATTGGGAAAAAACCTAAATATCACCTTAAATGTACCCTTGGATCTCTTTCTCTAGAGAACCCACTTGGGGCTCTTTAGAGATGTCACCAATTTTAGCAAAAGGGAGATCTGGAGTCCAAAGTCATTCCCAGAGACATTCCTCCTTCACCAAAACTGGTAAGGAAACAGCTGCTATGGGATGAATGACCCTCATGaggtgggaaggaaggggaaggggaggtgCTTATCATTCTGTTATTCAAAGACTGATTATAAACTCTATCAGAGCCTTATGATACTGACCAACCAGGTGACAGGGGAATGACAGAGGACATTCACTGCACTGTAAACAAAGAAGTGCAGAGGGGAACAGCCTCTCTACCAGGATGAGCCTAGGATGTTCTTGATACCATTCTGGAATAGGCCCTTGGAGTTAGAGCAGATGGATGAAAACTGCAGCTCCTAGGCTCATAAAATAGCCCATCAAATGTTAATGATTATTagggaaaaacagagaataAAGAGAATGTAATTGTGCCCTTGCAGCTCAAACCCCACAGCCTGACTGTGTGcaagggcagggatggatcctCCATTTCAGAGAAATTCCAGTAGAGCTGAGGGAGATACAGAGCATGACATGAATAATAAAAGGCACAGAACAGCTTCTGCACTGGAGATAAAGGGTACAGCTGATAGGAGTATTGCAGAAGACTATAAAACCACAAGTGGCCCATGGGGTGGGTGGAGATCCCTCCTGTACCATCTGCTCTGAATTAAGAACAAGTGACATGAAGTGAGCTACTAGAAGGCAGCTTCAAAGCAAACTAAAGAAGGCAGCAACtcaaaaagcagctgaataTGCTGTGGAACTACTGGCTGCAAGCTGTCATGGGTGCTAAAACATGCACAACTTCAGATAGcaagaaaatacagagagagCTGTGAGATACTGAGACATTGCATGTCTGCTTCAGGAGTTTCTGAAGTCACAGAGTGTCAGGGCCTGGGAAAGCATCCAGGAACACACCACTGCCTGTCTGCCTTCTCTGGGACCCAGcgctggctgctgccagggacCACTGGGAGGACTGTGGTCCATCCTGGTATCACCAATCCCTTGCATTCTGGTAGGGTCTGGGAATCCTGGAGCAGTTTTTCTCACCGATAGGTTCACAGATGACTggacagtgctgggttaatggtcaGACTCCATGATCTTAGTGAGCTtttcccaaccttaatgattctatgattgtacCATCCACTTACTTGCTGCTCAGCACTGTCTCG
Coding sequences within it:
- the LOC125334437 gene encoding zinc finger protein 436-like translates to MLCGKSFRKLPDVIQQRNSSVGRLMICGECGKSFRVSSNLVQHQRIHTGEKPFSCTECGERFRQRSHLIQHQRIHTGERPYECSECGKSFSVSSKLLRHQVTHTGEKPFRCAECGKRFSGNSQLVQHRRVHTGERPYTCSSCGRSFSVSSALARHRRVHTGEKPYGCTECGKSFSQSSELMKHQRVHTGEKPYKCSDCGKSFSVSSALIQHRRFHTGERPYGCSECGKSFTVSSHLIQHRRFHTGERPFECTECGKSFLWRSALLRHWRVHSGERPYACADCGHSFRQSAHLTQHRRTHTGERPYACADCGRGFAVSSALLRHRHVHRAVEP